One segment of Gadus chalcogrammus isolate NIFS_2021 chromosome 8, NIFS_Gcha_1.0, whole genome shotgun sequence DNA contains the following:
- the LOC130387000 gene encoding E3 SUMO-protein ligase ZBED1-like, which yields MNERMAALVSKKNCTSSLWEHFGFQPNEKGEPANLDVAICKICRKSVQVKRGNTTNLRAHLSSYHPSIAARIATQGSGAAHVGASRQLGVAEAFSRVGKYSRDSDRHKRLTGAVTRYLVEEMVPFSTVQKPSFKSLLEKFDKQYELPGKTYFSETAVPKMYNSVRASVQSELRSVDFFSATTDMWSSVNMTPYMSLTVHYLTTDWTLKSRCLETVFMPLNHTSDNIAEALRSAFDEWSLDEKKLACVTTDNGANIVAAVKQLGWTWLNCFGHNLHLAVTNAMASVKDRTSRAMGQCHTLVGAFSQSWLKRRDLAKAQAELQTPQHVLIMDCPTRWGSKQKMVDRVLEQIPAIK from the exons atgaatgaaagaatggCAGCACTCGtatcaaaaaaaaattgtacCTCGTCCCTTTGGGAGCATTTCGGCTTTCAGCCAAATGAAAAGGGGGAACCAGCCAATTTAGATGTGGCCATCTGTAAAATCTGCCGCAAATCGGTTCAAGTTAAACGTGGAAATACAACAAATTTAAGGGCTCACCTATCAAGCTACCATCCATCTATTGCGGCGCGGATTGCCACACAGGGTAGCGGAGCAGCTCATGTCGGTGCTAGCCGACAGCTTGGAGTCGCCGAAGCCTTTTCTCGAGTCGGCAAATACAgcagagacagtgacagacaTAAACGCCTAACAGGCGCTGTTACAAGGTATCTAGTTGAGGAGATGGTGCCGTTTTCCACTGTACAGAAACCTTCTTTCAAGTCACTGCTCGAGAAATTTGATAAGCAATATGAGTTGCCAGGAAAAACCTACTTCTCAGAAACTGCTGTGCCTAAAATGTACAATTCAGTAAGAGCATCAGTTCAGAGTGAGCTCAGAAGTGTGGACTTTTTCTCTGCCACCACTGACATGTGGTCAAGTGTGAACATGACTCCTTACATGAGTCTTACTGTTCATTACCTGACCACAGACTGGACTCTAAAATCACGCTGCCTCGAAACAGTGTTTATGCCCCTGAATCACACATCTGACAACATCGCAGAGGCTCTACGCAGCGCATTTGATGAGTGGTCCCTGGATGAGAAGAAGCTGGCGTGCGTAACGACAGATAACGGGGCAAACATCGTGGCAGCAGTGAAACAATTGGGCTGGACGTGGCTGAACTGCTTCGGACACAATCTACACTTGGCAGTGACAAACGCAATGGCAAGCGTTAAAGATCGCACATCGCGAGCAATGGGCCAGTGCCATACCTTAGTGGGTGCGTTCTCCCAGAGCTGGCTGAAGAGGAGGGATCTGGCGAAAGCGCAAGCGGAGCTTCAAACCCCGCAGCACGTACTCATAATG GACTGTCCAACAAGATGGGGCTCCAAACAAAAAATGGTGGACCGAGTCTTGGAGCAAATCCCCGCCATAAAATGA